The Dunckerocampus dactyliophorus isolate RoL2022-P2 chromosome 16, RoL_Ddac_1.1, whole genome shotgun sequence nucleotide sequence attaccactttattctcgtaattttacaactttattctcataatattatgacttttttttgtaaattaacGACTTCagtctcataacattaaaaaaaaattattttgtaaatttacaagattttttcttgtaaatttacaacattattctcattaATTTACgtcatttttctcgtaaatttacaactttagtcttgtaatattacaacttttgtccttgtaatattaccactttatttttgtaaatttacaactttattctggtacttttttcctcataaatttacgtctttattcttgtaagtttacgactttagtctcggaatattgcgactttttttcttgtaaatttacgacatttttctcgtaaatttatgactttttttcatacatttacgaCATTAAAAATCcaaaatttccgactttattctcgaaacctccgatgttttttttcagtgtggccttAATACTCCCTCGTCGGAAAGAGCATAGTTTTATATGTGTGAGGTTTTTTTAACCTCTCAGAACTCGAGacgctcgatattggctttttagtGGCTGATATTATCCAGCACGTCATATCCGATACCGATACATGTGGCAGattttccctcaaactaatatcAGGTCACATGTTGTGTGATTCTGCTTCTTTTAATGCCACGGGACGCGTTTGAGAAATAAATGCtgcttgtgcaaaataagacaaacagtGCAATCTAAGTAATATAAAAAGTGCCATATgcaacattttcaacattttgtcttAACAGAATAGTCGTGAAAAAATCATAACGAGTACTCAACTAAAATAACGTGTtctacacacagacacacatgggAGTCCGAgcaaaaacaagagcaaaaaggTTTTTTCCAACGCTAAATCTGAGACTACACACATATTATAAACTACTCAAAATGTGTATTGGCGCATCTCATTGAACTTCGTTTGATTTTTGATTTTTCCCTAAGTCAAGATGACTCATttaagtaacattactgaaagCGATTATAGAATATTAGCATAGAATTTGCAAATACATGACATGTAACCACATAACATTTATGCTAACAGCATGTTGACAccaagcacatacagtactcgtgattcaacattttattttcacccCCCAGTCATAGTTGAAATATCATTGAATATACAGAAAAATATATACGAAAACTTATGTTTGGCCTTCCCATTGCCTGCAGAGGATCTGAatgacgccacttcctgttaAGGACGGGTGCCTTTTACATGTGAACCGATACGGAACCGACGTCGACTCTGTGGTGCCAATGTTCagcacttttgtgtgtgtttatgtggtaatAAGTGACTATTTAATTTAAGATATTTATCGCTTGATGTGTCATCTttataaaatgtatcaaaacaACCTCCAAATGTTTGTTGTTTCACAAAGTACCTCAACATGAAAACCCTGAATTACAGTTAAAACCCAGCTCGATGTCATTTTGTTCCTTTCCTTACGtctctgggaaaaaaaagtgtgatgggGGTCCATAGGTTTAAAAGAAATGAGCAAAAGATggagtaaaaatacataaaggttcagtataaatatactgtatagaaaaGAGTCTTCTTTGAGAACATCCTGACATTTATTAACCAGGTAGGTTTTATTGTcgacatatatttttaaaaatcggacttatttcagcttctgtggtTTTAGTTTGTccccttgttggtgtaaacattgtccCTCCCGATGGCTTCGTCTTCTTCGCTTGCAAATCGAATGTAGTTAGGAGCGACGACATGACACTCCACGGAAAGTGTCGTTTAGTTACCGAAACATGGTACCTTTTGAGTTTACTGACCTATAAAAGTACTGTTTTCGCTACCCGTCCGTGTAGGCCGTGTGACAAAATTGTTCAGGaatgcagggatgtccaaatcatctccagcgagggccacatggtgaaaaacgaaaggatgcaagggccactttgatatttgataACGCAGCCAATGAAGATACGCTCCCAAGTttgacatatttcaagaaaaactgcatctcagctttgtgatataggtggaaaattattagtatgaacttcgctctttgctcttttttttccatttttgctgttgttttttttttaattttccaatgaTTTCAGgttttttctgaaataatcATTTGAAGTGTTCTTCTCGTaacgttatgactttattcccctaatattctaacttttaaattacagctttattttgtttaatttgttctcataatagtccgacttttaaaaaacatatttctattctacgaaaatgacattattcttgttttGGTAACAGTAGGACTTTTtcggcaacctaattttccaaaagttacaactttattcatagctttgtttgtttttcatattattatgacttttaaaaaaaataacttatttctTTAAGGTTTTAACTTGTGCtacttaaatgacattatttatgatatttacatttttaattttctaatactgatgttgatttttttttagattatattttttttctctcttaatatcttgactttatttttataaaatcactgctgatttttcaattttttatgttttttttttttttttttacatttttttgttaaactatatttgtggaatgtgcagcgggccaataaaaacacagccgtggccgtaaatggcccccgggctgcactttcaACACCCCTGGGGTAATGTGTAAGGGTAATAGGGATGcataaaacatttacatttcatgGTAAAGTCTAGTTTTAGGAAGCGGGGACAGGCAACAAATGCTATTTTTCCAGAGTTCAAGGCAGTTTAAATGCatcttttaaattgtattttttacatatgCAATCGTATCAATGTGCAGGACACTTGACttcataataaatgtatttaccaCTTCATTTTACTGTGCATTTCAGTGGAATGGCCCTGAAATGTAGACGCTAACACCACAAAGCTCACATGCTTGCTGTTGCTTGCAAGCCTGCCTTATGTGAAAGAATGAAGGATAAGAAAAATGACATCCTGTATtctaaatccatccattttccatagcgcttgtcctcacaagggtcgcgggtatgctggagcctatcccagctggcttcgggcgagaggcggggtacacccaagactggtcgccaaccaatcgcagacGTATtctaaatatttgttttcattggACTCAATCAGGGCTTTACAAGAGTTGAGGTATGACTTGTTACTGAcatctggtggacaaacaaCGCAGTTACCTGTTTAAACGCCAAGGTCATACTGGATACATTTTACTGATGATGGCGAAATGAATCAATGCAAATGAAAAGAGCTGAGccagaaaaacattttcaaatactCAGTGACAATTTAAATATACCGTAAAAACCATTACATTTTTGTCTGAGGTATATTTATGAGGCATATTTACATGGAATAGAATGAAGGCTGAATTGTGAATGTTAAAAGTTGAGAatttctgtgatttttttttttttttacacaacatTCAATACAGGAAATTGTTTCTGGTGACCACAAaccacatatttttttatttcttaatttgcattttattgtttatttattctaaaatatattttttataaacccTTTCTGACAATAACACAAACGccataaaacaaaatgaagaatgACAATGACACTCCGTTCAGCAGGTGGCGGTAATACACTCACATGAACAGGAAACCCCCAAAATAGACGAAGAAGAAGCGACAACGCCGAAGAAGAAAATTCAGCAATAGTAGAAGAAATGATGACAATAAACAAGTAGTTGTTAGCTGCTACCCAACGCCAATaaatagcagcagcagcagcagaagaagacgAAACGTGTAATTGTGTATGGTTGTCGCGGTTAATAAAATCACTGTAATGATGTAATTGAAGTTTTCAGCCGCTCCTTCATACCAGAAAGCATCGAGCTGGATTCGAACGTGAAGGCAATGAAGAGAGTGGTTATGAAGTAGATAGCGATAACAGTTAATCATGTTCAGAGACTTGTATCCTTTCGTGGAGGACAGCTTTAGCCGCTTCCCTTCGCAGAGTAACATCTATGGACTGTGTCAGGCCGGGAGACAGGAGCTGCTTGCTGCTACGCTTAAAGGGAAGGTGGTGAGCTTCACGTACCAGGAGCTGCAACAGAAGATAAGACCAGTGGCCAAAGAGGTTCAATTCACCTACATACCAGGTAGCAACACAATACACAAACCGGTGTCACCATGCTGTGTAACCAAAAAGTGATATACAAAGGATGTCTGTGTTACCTTGTTGTTGTGCAGtaatactgtaaacaaaaacTCTATTAAGAAAACTTTAAGCAAGAATATTGCGTtccatggctatataaacacgcaacctaccaaaagaaagattagactacagtctttcatcagaaaaaaaagtttgtttctacctttttccgttcattagcagaacataggtaagtttcaggaaagttcctgactagaaaagggagaaagcttttgtgacagctcaaatatctgaacaactataccaacataaacaacacaaaaaggggttgttttacatcaaagtaacaatttatttacaaatgtaacgccatgaactatttacaattaaaaaaacaatttacaattaaatctgaactttttttttttgcattttatcaaGTGATAATCAATTTGAGCAATTTGCAATGCGATGCTTGTAAGCTTTTCTTTATGTACTGTAGTTGATGCAGAGATTGTGTCGATCGATGCTTTCATCAAGTCGTCACCCAAAAGAGGCCTTGTGGTGGGCATCACATTCATAAAGGTATTTCATATTCAGCATTGGATAGCCTTCCTATGTATTTAGTGGAGTGTTCTTATTAATGTGGTCTCCTTACAGGACTCCGGTGACAAAGCCACCCCCTTCCTGAATATCTACTGTGACTATGAACCCGGGTCCGAGTTCAACCTGGAGTCCATCGCACGTGAGTGAATCTCTGTCCAGTCCACGTaaaggtggtcctcggtttacaacGTTTCGTGGATTTGAACGCGCTAACATCAATGAGTTAAAAACTTAGCAAGTAgcaagaatgcagtgtgtgcctcATGTGGGGCGGGAGAAGATAGATAGTGAACGTCTGCCGCTACACAAACGAAAAATAACATTGCTTACGAGTTCACTTTTTGGACTTCACGATGTCTCCCAcgatgtctcccaagcggcagtgtgacaaagaaaaggaaagccatcaccacgtCATTAAggacaaagattatttattgAAGGttaatgaatgctagaggggtcatggattccatgcgctgttacaaggagagcTGGGAGGAGGAGAGGGGGTAAGGAGTTCTTTCTTTTTagtactgtttcatttaatttttgaatttttcatcttccatccatctgtcttctatgccgcttatcctcactagggtcgcgggtatgctggagcctatcccagcgggcttttaaaaatctttttatgactgtattacatactgtatgtccttcatgtgttctgtgtacagcgcGAGTGACTTGGTGTATTTAGGTATGAGCaccgacttacactaaaacccaacttacatcacagtcttgGAACGAAACTCGTTCGTAAGCCGGGGACCACCTGTACTTCCTCGTAACACAAAGGCATCATAAGTTGATTTTAACCAGCCTGTCTGAACAGAGAGTTGCCTAAATCTGGAGTTGCAGTTTACGCCCTTCCAGCTGTACCACACCGAGTAAGTTGTGTTGCTTTTTCTACAGCATAAAAGTTGAATTTAGTGGAATTTAGCATCACgtttctcataggaaataatgtcaagTGAATGAATCCATTCCGTCACGGAACATCTATTAACTGCACAGCAGAGCACATAAGCGCGTAAATGTCAGCAATATTTCTCTTATGTTCCTTTTCGTTTTGTCGgatattttttacacttaaaaaataTCAGACAAAGATGCAGAGCAGTGATTTCCAACCAGTGTGCCGCGGCACGTTTGTGTGTCGTGAGTAATTAGGTGTGCTGTGGGAAAagtcaaaaaaacaattttcaaacaattaaatgctcttccactgtGACAATTAGACCATTAATGGTGACAAATCGTGATTAGAGTCATCCCTCGCCTAATCGTGGTttatcaaaaattaattaattaattaatgattgcggttttgtggttgattatggcctattagtcaaaaacattgaaagagtagtattctggtcactaggcgtcagtaatgtgacactgatgagacaggacataaacatgttttctatgctataattctggaaatattcagtttattaatattgaatcatacttcgggtctggaaccaattaaccacgagaAACGAGGGACGACCCTATTGGAGTAATGACGCCCCGGCTGGATTTAAagctgcagcactctttttTCCTCTGCAGGCGGCACCACCGAACCACTTTCTGTTCAAGATACCATTTAAAACCACTAATTACGTGCAATTTTAAGCAGAAATATTTGAAAACGCAGGAGAGCGAATGCTGAGTAACGATACCAAGTGAACAGTGCCAGTATTGAAGACACCGATACTTTGTAGTTACAAATGTTCAAGATGAAATAAAGGCTGGCAAATGCTGCCATATATGATGTCAGCAGGATGTCCTTTCTGTTAGAGTGCAGAGTGACGATGGAGGCAGAGAGACTGTTTTTCTTCTCAGTGGCCACGACCAGAGGATCCACCTGTACAAAGAGGTTAGATCacagcttgtgtttgtgtgagagtgtgtatgtttgtgtgagagtgCATATTTGTACTGCATAGAAGGTGACTGGAGTTGGTCCAAAGAAACTTCTGATCCGCACACCTTTTGTTCTTGAAATTTAGGGGGATGATAATTACTTTATTAAGACGAAATacccagtgttgggagtaatggTGTTGAAAATAACAGCGTTACTAATAcggttattgttttccagtaatgGGTAATGtaatgaattactatttcaaacagACCAGACCTGGGGCTCAAGAGGTTAAAGCTGCACGAGTGTTGTGTTTCATACAGCTACAAAGaatttttatttgcatattaatAGTTGCATCACTGAGCCTTTTGCTTTCAACAGAACGCCTCGCTCCACCAATTTGAAGAGCAGCCAGTGGAGAGACTCTTCCCTGAACTCCAGCAATTACCCAGCAAGTGAGTCTACCCTTAATTCTGtgttccgtgtgtgtgtgacttcaGTACCAGCTGCTCTCTAAGAAGGTTAGGTTTGGTTaggttagagcaggggtctccaaagttcggcccgggggccttttgttccccgcggctgtttttttttactggcctgccTGTCATTTAACAGGaataatggaaaaaatcagcagtaattttacaagaataaagttaaaatattaaatgcaAAAAGTGGTAAtgcaatgaggaaaagacattcaagaataatgtcgtaatataatgagaaaaaaaataacatcattcaAGAAAAGaattaatattaaaagaaaacagcagcagaaatggtaaaaacagccctaatttaaaaaaaaaaaattcgaaTAAACTTGTTATATTGTGAGTAAAAATAATCAACATAGAAACTTAAAGAACTtgttataaaaacaaaactacttgtgaactaaaaaaaaatgttgaaaatgcaTCAATCGCTTATGGAATCAAATGAACCAAATGTGTATGTGCCTCCCTGCAGTGTGCTGTGGTTGGACATGCTGAGCATTGCTGACGACCAAAGACTGTCTGCGTTTGGCTGTCAGAATGGCTGTGTTGGACTGGCACTGGTCAAACAATCTGGACCAGGTGAGGCAAAACCAAAAGAATGCTAACAAAGTCTCACTTATGTGTACAGTTGTACCCTCGTTTatccagacctgaccacgataaatgaatttccacaaagtaggatcccttattaataaatctaatattttcgtagtgagagcatagaaaatcagtTTACGACCGTCTACATACGGTTGTTAATAGtattagagccttctacacacaaaataacaccccatagtcacttttacgctcatattacccaatatattagatataatcagagaaaataagccatttaggacataaataagacttgtgctcaggtgtgtttgtcatttgtaacatttgtgaacaaggacgaggtgaaaggaaaaaTGCTGTAGAAAATACACGTCTGCTCAAGTCTCGATCTGCGTCACACATTGTGTGTACAAGGACCGCCGAGCAAAGTGGCCGCAACGCCCGAAGATGTGGCTGTTCACGTGAGGCATTTGAGCGCATTACGTAAATCGTAAAAGTTTGTCGCCAATGTAGTCAAggtgtttttaaattttattcacGTGCCCCCGACCGCAATCTGTGTACCCCTAGGGGTAGTCGTACCccgctttgggaacctagggtctATATGTACAATCCAAACTACAAGCCATTCATTTGCAATGTAAAGCCCCGTGTGGGGGACTTTCCACATCAGAAaggaattggaaaaaatggatcacaatacattttttattctgtTCCTGTGTAATAATGAGTGCTGGTAAATTACACCTACCAAGCTGAGCTCAGAGGTAGCTTGCATTTGGCCTGGGagcataaaagaaaacaaaacataattattttttgttactcCAGGaggtaaacatgttttttgtaaaTGAGTACATTGTGTTTTATTAGAGGTTTTGCAGAGCTGGCGAGTTCAGTTCGACAGTCCAATTTCCATTGTGCTGCTGTTTCCTCTTACCTGCCAAACTGAACCTGACCTGCCCGGCAGAGACAAAAGTACGTTATGTACGGTTTGTCACGTACCAGTAGAAGTGATTCTAACTTAAATCAACATTGAAAGCGGTGCTGAAACCTCtattattttttcagttttgggcaaTAAAGATTACAACCTCCTGGTAACGAGCACCATAGAGATGGCTGTCGTCTACAGGTAAAGTATGGGATTTGCAATGCTTTGTTATGATTTCAAGAAAGAAAAATTCATGTTCGGTTCAGTTATATTTTTGTGCGTTTCAGAAATGTCCAAGAACGAGGGTTGTCCCGCTCCATGTGCCTCTCCGAGAGTGATCAGTGGGACGCGGTGCTTTGTGCCCTCGTCATTGATCTGGACTTTGATGGGGAGAAGGAGGTGCTGCTGGGAACGTATGGCCAGGTCATAAATTGATAAGACGGCAAATATACTTTACATGATAAATACTCGTAATACacggtgtgcacaattattaggcaagtcagtattttaaccatattctcatttttatgcaaattTACAACCCCAAGCTGAgtaaacttgaatgcctattgggttcaagcataccaggtgatgtgcatacagcctattatgagtcaaaaatgtgcatgttgaagcaaatgttcctttttttgcctaaattaagcattttcaagtgtaAATTGGCCTgggaaatgaagtaaaatacaaattgagggcattcagaagacgcattcatggatgctgtgaatgatatgcagtattctccactggtcactaggtgtcagtaatgttacagtacacacaaacgccagactaATGACctcacgacaggcacaataatccctactaAAATTTCGTAATAATAACAAcccgggctactgttgctgtaGTAACTCACGGCAaggtgaaactcaactctgaacccccgacgtcacttcctgtctgtctacCCCTCAGCTGCCCTAAGGCACAGATTTATAGCAACAAACAGGAGCATTActcttatttgtcttaaatggcttatttactcttattacttTAATtggtgtaaagatgactataggggtgttattttatgtttagtgggctctaatgttaaaacccatatttagaaggtgttctatgctccaactacaaaaatatttcttttataaataaggaatggtCGCTGCAAAAATTCACTcgtcacggttgggtctggaaaacaattaaccgccataaacgagggattactgtatagggCCGGTATTTCCACTGTTTTCCAGCTCATAGAATGTCACCACTTTGTataaataaatccaccaaacagaagacaaacctgccaagtttgggaaccactgacaTAAGACAAAGTACCCATATGAACaacataatacaacaatatgaacaacagaATACAATTCCAGTGGATCCCCCGCACATTCATGAtacagcattcacggccccacaaatttgctgattttttggtccgaaaaaaatgatttggctCATCtgaaaataggccgttttttccAGCAGAGATAAAACAAGTCAAACTTGCAGCATGCATGTAGCACTGTTCGAAAGCCCGCATTTCCTACATCTTTGCCTTTATGCTTCACCggtaatgttttttcctcaagcatTTAGATTTCGCACTTCGTTCGTCGGCCCCTGAACGCACTACAGTCGCTGTGAGCCACAAAAGTGTACATATCCTTTTGATACGGATACTACACTTGGTATCGATACTGGATCCACCCACCCTTAGCAACTGTACAATCtgctccctttttttcttcatgtgtAGGAACTTCTGTGTTATAAGTTCCAGCATACAGCAGAAGGAGAAGATGGACACTTTCAGTTTCTGTGGCGACGAAGCTTCAAAAGTCCTCTGCTGTCGATCATCTACTTGGACTTGACCGGTGATGGTTTGAGAGAGCTGGCTGTCCTCACGCTGAAGGGATTGCATATCTTACAGGTATAGTACGAGGCACAAACCTGAATAGAATAAAAGTTGTCACCTTCGTCTTCATCCGACCAACTCACCAGCTGGACACTAAAGTGGATGAACTGTACTGGTCACCATAGAATTAATATCAAATACACTGGAACCTACAAGCTTGAACATCCTTTCAGAGGTCCTGGTTGACCTTCAGTTTGTTCATATTTTACTCATTTTTctgtaggaaatcatgtaagGGTCATCGGTAGTTTATTGGGGTCACATTCAGGATGGCTTAATACCACTTTCTCATGTCCAACACCGATACTGAAATGTTGCATATTGGCCAATCCGATACTAATGGCAACCTTCTTTGCTCCTTTCTTGTTATAGTCATGGATTTCTATGCATGTACATGACTTAATACGTATGCTCTCTCCCTATTGTTTTAGCATAGTCTCACCAGCACTGCTGATCTGGTCATGGAGCGTCTTGCCAAAAGGGTGGCGGCGCTGACGTTTGACCCCAAGTCGGAGTCTGTCAAAGGTCAAGATACCAATGAAAAAGTGACTGAAGGGGACCGTACAGTTCATGCATCTTTCAAATAAACAGATACAGTACTATGTTACATCTAAACTGCAGCTGCATCTCTGTCACCTACCACATTAGGTACATTTGATCAGATGcaatacacctatcaacataCCTGCCTTAcactttactgtatatacaggtggccctcGGGTTACGAACGAGTTCCATTCCGAGACTGCGAGTAAGTAAACTTACATGAAGAGTAAGTGCTCTTATGCTAGATGTTTATCAttctaacagctagcatgttagcattactagcatgctaaaattagcatgttagatttttttttttgctattttcaaaaGACTAAACTTACATAGACAGTGGTTTcgtgttaggtgttagcatgctagcaatgctagtTTGCCCCTTTTTTTCAGATGTTATCTTACATtgacacttagcactatcatgtgAGGTGTTAACATTCTTGCAGAGCTGctgaaaatgtgaatttctcttggaggttCATACAGTGTCCGTCTATCTAAAATATTGccccaggctagtctggaaggataaccgatgatgttcattttcacttccatagtGATGGCGTTCTTTTTCTTTCGCGCACGGCAGTTTGGAAGACACAATGAAGTGCAAAAGTATTTAGaagtgatgttattcttccaaagtgtggctgagctggcacacactgtattcttcCGCCAGGCATGAGGCACACACTGCGTGTGCCGCGTATTATTCCACCCGTGCACGCTGCAACAGGTTCTCGAGTGGGTCTCGTAATTTATGGGAGCTCGTTTGTACCCGCGAATCGAATCATAATACAAAACACTGTaaggaggaccacctgtatttacAAAACATGAaagatatttttcattaaatggTGCTTCATCAActgaaatgaaatgtattaCCCCATGAAATGAGCCTGACAGctaatttaatattttgaaatgtatgCAACTTTTGTATTGAGCTAATTGGATTGTTTAGGCCTAGTCTTTACACGTGGCCGTAACTGTTGGATGCACATATACTGGATGACTATTAAGGTTATTAacgtattaatgtttcttttttgttttttaatggttCATGGAAACGTAATTTGTCAAGTTCTCCACTAGATGGAGTACCTGCTCTTAATTATGCTTTTAACCAAAACCACAAATCCTGCAcctttttattataatatttatgtacattcatttttttaaatgagtacATAGCTTCCCGACACAACAGACGAGAGATGGACACAAATAACATCAAAGTTATTCATAAAAAGTGATGCAACTGGCATGCGTGACCACTACTCTACTCACGACTGAATGATTACCATGAAAAATCACTGCAAGGCTTCCTAAACCTTTTCTGATCAAGACACATATTATAAATGGGGTTCCTACCTCAggacctacatttacaaaaatacgTCATTCATAAAGTTCATGAAAAACAACACGTTACAATACAACAAGGTCATTTGCCAAAAAATGTCTCATCCTGCGTGGTGATGAATAAAATACCTTACAGCAACTTATTCGGTAAATGAGTTTTTGGGTTTGGGAAAGGTCGAATTATAATACTGAAATCCATATTAACCGCTATTAATAATGATACCTTTTTGAAGGTAAAGAATGCATGGAATTTAGCCTCAGTGTTTTACCTTGTTATCTAATCCACGTGTCGTAAATGTGGTTACTAGTTAGGAACTACTATAAGCATTAAACttggatcattaaaaaaaaacaacaatttatgGGGGAGTCATGATAGTCGAGTGCAGGCTTTTTTCCAAATCTAACATTGTCAGCTTCCTGCCGAGATGCCCCAATGTTTAACGGGCTTGAGGTGTAACTACAGTTTTTGATGGCATTTCCTGTCGTATTGTACTAACGGTGGCATGACTGAAAATCTTGCATTTTAGGTTGAATTTGACATTGAATGTGTGACGTTTTCTGTGCTAGCAGATATTAGtcgtaggggtgtaacggtacatgtttTTGAATTCGGACTTTTCGGTATGTTACTTTTGGTTCGGTGTGTACCGATTTCCCACAGGATACACACTGAGCGAGCAACAGAAGTGTGCCTCACGTACACGTGTACgcaataaacaaatacaatacagcCCAGCCTTCGGCTAGCAGGAGTCATGGGTAGCGATAGTGCCAAGAAGAGGCCAGAGCTTGAAAATCCTGGTTGAAGTCAGTATGTtgtatctatatactgtatgtatatattaggggtgtcacccaactcacaagacgagacgatgaATGGGATTGGatccacgagacgagacaagattttaacattcaaacaaattcggcatactggctcgttcgtgttgatgggctcacttgGCTCATTATTAATGTTCACGATGGGGCTGTGGCATCTGGCTTTGCAATCATCTGTTTTCCGTCTAATTTCTAGTACATTGAGGCTCCCTTGT carries:
- the kptn gene encoding KICSTOR complex protein kaptin: MFRDLYPFVEDSFSRFPSQSNIYGLCQAGRQELLAATLKGKVVSFTYQELQQKIRPVAKEVQFTYIPVDAEIVSIDAFIKSSPKRGLVVGITFIKDSGDKATPFLNIYCDYEPGSEFNLESIAQSCLNLELQFTPFQLYHTEVQSDDGGRETVFLLSGHDQRIHLYKENASLHQFEEQPVERLFPELQQLPSNVLWLDMLSIADDQRLSAFGCQNGCVGLALVKQSGPEVLQSWRVQFDSPISIVLLFPLTCQTEPDLPGRDKILGNKDYNLLVTSTIEMAVVYRNVQERGLSRSMCLSESDQWDAVLCALVIDLDFDGEKEVLLGTYGQELLCYKFQHTAEGEDGHFQFLWRRSFKSPLLSIIYLDLTGDGLRELAVLTLKGLHILQHSLTSTADLVMERLAKRVAALTFDPKSESVKGQDTNEKVTEGDRTVHASFK